The Nakaseomyces glabratus chromosome H, complete sequence genome segment CTGAAGTTGGTAATAAAAGGTGGAAGGTAGATATAGGTAGTAAGCAGCATGCTGTCCTGATGCTAGGGTCTGTGAATCTACCTGGTGGTATattaagaagaaaatcaGAGAGTGATGAGTTACAGATGAGATCATTTCTGAAAGAAGGTGATCTTCTTAATGCAGAAGTTCAATCTTTGTTCCAAGATGGTAGTGCGTCTCTACATACAAGATCGCTAAAATACGGTAAGCTAAGAGATGGTATCTTCTGTCAGGTTCCAAGCTCTCTAATTATAAGATCAAAGAATCATACACACAATCTACCGGGAAATGTTACCGTACTTTTAGGTGTTAATGGATTTGTATGGTTGAGAAAAACATCAAAAATGGATCTTACAAGAGATGCACCACCAGGTGGCAGTACTGGTGCTGGAAGAGAATCATCTGTCGGTCCAACTGGTGCTACACATGTcaacacaaacacaaacatTTCTATTACAAGATTAGAGGAAGAATCATCATGGCAAATATATTCTGATGAAAACGATCCGACAATAAAGAATAGTGAAAGAAAGACTATATCTAGATATGCCAATGTAATAAAAGCTTTGGCTTTTTGTGAGATAGGTATTACACAGGAAAGAATCATTAGTGCATATGAGGCA includes the following:
- the RRP4 gene encoding exosome non-catalytic core subunit RRP4 (CAGL0H07205g~Ortholog(s) have cytosol, exosome (RNase complex), nucleus localization); protein product: MSSVISVVKRTGGFQSNSIESDFESDEDMSYGSDVEEGQDADGDMEMKEEKGKGNSDIVTPGELITDDPVWMRGHGTYFLDNMTYSSVAGTVSRVNRLLSVIPLRGRYAPETGDHIIGRIAEVGNKRWKVDIGSKQHAVLMLGSVNLPGGILRRKSESDELQMRSFLKEGDLLNAEVQSLFQDGSASLHTRSLKYGKLRDGIFCQVPSSLIIRSKNHTHNLPGNVTVLLGVNGFVWLRKTSKMDLTRDAPPGGSTGAGRESSVGPTGATHVNTNTNISITRLEEESSWQIYSDENDPTIKNSERKTISRYANVIKALAFCEIGITQERIISAYEASMAFPNIGSLIEKETMESIGRDVITVERMRGTEQ